Proteins encoded in a region of the Oscillospiraceae bacterium MB24-C1 genome:
- a CDS encoding YifB family Mg chelatase-like AAA ATPase, translating to MLAKVHSFGLNGIDAYLVTVEADLSRGLPAFEVVGLPDAAVKEARDRVRSAIKNAGMQFPTSRIVLNLAPADTKKSGTAYDLAIFLALLNASGALEADLSGIGFLGELSLGGELRPLSGVLPMILSARSLGLRQVIIPFDNAAEGAIAQDIEVYAAKNVTEVLKHLRKETQLPLCTALDFSTQPLSGPIPDYAEVRGQYEAKRALTVAAAGLHNLLLIGPPGSGKSMLARRLPSILPDMTYDEQVAVTKLHSVAGTLPKGMGLVQERPFRSPHHSVSAAGMTGGGSVPKPGEVSLSHNGVLFLDELPEFLRPVMEGLRQPLEDHEVTISRVGARITYPSQFMLVAAMNPCPCGFYGHPTKPCNCTPAAISRYLGKVSGPLLDRIDIHLEVPAIDYESLTGKAPGESSAMLRQRVAGARRRQLDRFEGRGITSNCAIPRAMLEEFCPLTQDAEQLLKVAFERLGLSARGYDRILKVSRTIADLDNCETIDASHVSEAIQYRTLDRKYWNR from the coding sequence ATGCTCGCAAAGGTGCATAGCTTTGGACTTAATGGCATTGACGCTTATCTTGTAACGGTGGAAGCCGACCTTTCGCGCGGGTTACCTGCTTTTGAGGTTGTCGGTCTGCCTGATGCCGCGGTGAAAGAAGCCCGTGACCGAGTGCGCTCGGCGATTAAAAACGCCGGGATGCAGTTTCCAACTTCACGAATTGTTTTAAATTTGGCCCCTGCAGACACGAAGAAGAGCGGCACCGCTTATGACCTCGCCATTTTTCTCGCGCTGCTCAATGCCTCCGGGGCACTTGAGGCCGACTTAAGCGGCATAGGCTTTCTCGGTGAATTGTCGCTAGGTGGCGAGCTTCGGCCGCTTTCTGGCGTGCTGCCGATGATTCTAAGTGCTAGGTCGCTGGGGCTGCGTCAGGTCATTATTCCGTTTGACAACGCAGCGGAAGGGGCTATCGCACAGGATATTGAAGTGTATGCCGCAAAAAATGTCACTGAGGTTTTAAAGCATCTGCGAAAAGAAACACAACTGCCGCTGTGCACCGCCCTGGATTTCTCCACCCAGCCTTTATCCGGTCCCATCCCGGATTATGCCGAGGTGCGCGGTCAATATGAGGCTAAACGCGCGTTGACCGTAGCGGCGGCGGGACTGCATAACCTTTTGCTCATTGGGCCGCCCGGCTCTGGCAAGAGCATGCTGGCGCGTCGGCTACCCTCGATCCTGCCCGACATGACCTATGATGAGCAGGTGGCAGTCACCAAGCTGCATTCGGTTGCCGGTACGCTGCCAAAGGGCATGGGGCTAGTGCAGGAGCGGCCGTTTCGTTCGCCGCACCACTCGGTTTCGGCGGCGGGTATGACCGGCGGTGGCAGTGTACCAAAGCCCGGCGAAGTATCGCTCTCACACAACGGCGTACTTTTTTTGGACGAGCTACCGGAGTTTTTGCGACCCGTCATGGAAGGGTTGCGCCAGCCGCTGGAAGATCACGAAGTGACCATCTCGCGCGTGGGTGCCCGCATCACCTACCCCAGCCAGTTTATGCTGGTCGCCGCTATGAACCCCTGCCCTTGCGGATTTTATGGGCATCCAACCAAACCGTGCAACTGCACCCCTGCCGCCATCAGTCGCTATCTCGGCAAAGTAAGCGGCCCGCTTTTAGACCGCATCGACATTCACCTTGAGGTACCTGCCATTGACTACGAAAGTCTGACCGGTAAAGCGCCGGGTGAAAGCTCCGCCATGCTGCGACAGCGGGTGGCCGGTGCCAGACGCCGCCAGCTTGACCGATTTGAAGGCCGAGGCATCACCTCAAACTGTGCCATTCCGCGTGCGATGCTTGAGGAGTTTTGCCCACTCACTCAGGATGCCGAGCAGCTATTGAAGGTTGCATTTGAACGGCTTGGCCTCTCGGCGCGCGGGTATGACCGCATTTTAAAGGTGTCACGCACTATCGCCGATCTGGATAACTGCGAAACCATAGACGCCAGCCATGTTTCCGAGGCCATCCAGTACCGCACACTGGACAGAAAATATTGGAACCGTTAA
- a CDS encoding YcxB family protein — MNDLVFTYAPSIANYRSAVYFAAVTRHRIGFRIFALSAIVAAICTAGSYLGLMPVFMLPAYIFLGYLVWAIILCAQIEYGILKYSKNKESILSKDITLTFARGTLKIDTPHNGKSSTIKLSDMFLGFELSNMFLLYLDGAQSIMLPHRAITPQQRAEVRELLQDNLHDRFSTRFGYGATAAKIKLKPLNGKKRGFF; from the coding sequence ATGAACGACCTCGTCTTTACCTATGCCCCTTCAATAGCCAATTACCGATCGGCGGTTTATTTTGCGGCTGTTACCCGGCACCGCATTGGTTTTCGTATTTTTGCACTTTCAGCCATTGTTGCCGCCATCTGTACAGCTGGATCCTACCTCGGGTTAATGCCGGTATTTATGCTGCCAGCCTATATTTTCCTTGGCTATCTGGTTTGGGCCATCATTCTCTGCGCGCAGATTGAATACGGTATTTTGAAGTATTCAAAGAATAAAGAAAGCATACTGTCCAAAGACATTACCTTGACCTTTGCGCGCGGCACCCTTAAAATCGACACGCCACACAATGGCAAAAGCTCGACCATAAAGCTTTCTGATATGTTTTTGGGATTTGAGCTGAGCAACATGTTTTTGCTTTATCTCGATGGTGCGCAGTCAATTATGCTACCGCACCGGGCCATCACCCCACAGCAGCGCGCCGAGGTGCGCGAGCTTTTGCAGGATAATCTACATGACCGCTTTTCCACGCGGTTTGGCTATGGTGCAACAGCGGCAAAAATTAAGCTGAAACCTTTAAACGGAAAAAAACGCGGATTTTTTTAA